The Quercus robur chromosome 7, dhQueRobu3.1, whole genome shotgun sequence genome has a segment encoding these proteins:
- the LOC126693524 gene encoding UPF0481 protein At3g47200-like produces MAGISRRDAGETSSRITGAHTNIFLSEATTLEEKIKTVMEAKKIVTPSPTPKIQKVIFLLRDNKDFQKHYEPRAVSLGPIHHRNKKYKLGEKYKLALTYEFVNGSEEKISEFYNKIEENINQLKKCFEEEVIEDYDDEDLIWLLLVDGCATLQYIYCAANKKFNDLKIKTDSVAFTQQDLFLLENQLPYCLLKWLMNWSGNEFVLKKSIETYIDGHVKVPQPEDQPLILSCAWLSSLSWNWSQESENEKKQRGQSSNCCACLKGKGQQFSETEKEESDQWPISVDEHEDPIHLLDLLRTRLLHKHRQIKPKKPNGEMETWQSYRNVQELRAAGIHVERSKKKSSCLSDISFTTLRFLGLGYLWLPPLVVDDSTRPKFLNLIAYEMCMDFENDFGVTSYISFLDSLIDEPNDVKMLRKAGILHNFLGSDEEVTQLFNEIGTDLVPNNEIYSDVRSKIQKHYRNKWMTWIAQFYHDHFSSPWTFIAFVGALLALVLIVIQTKYAVNPSPGPCDNFCKNSTLT; encoded by the coding sequence ATGGCCGGAATTTCCAGAAGAGACGCCGGTGAAACAAGCAGCCGCATCACTGGTGCCCATACGAACATCTTTTTAAGCGAAGCTACTACCCTGGAGGAAAAGATTAAAACAGTAATGGaggcaaaaaaaattgtgacaccATCCCCTACACCAAAGATACAAAAGGTTATATTCTTGCTGCGAGATAACAAGGATTTCCAGAAGCACTATGAGCCAAGAGCAGTATCACTCGGTCCTATCCATCACCGTAATAAGAAGTACAAGCTAGGAGAGAAGTACAAGCTTGCATTGACATACGAGTTCGTTAACGGTAGCGAAGAGAAGATAAGtgaattttacaacaaaattgAAGAGAATATCAATCAACTGAAGAAGTGCTTCGAGGAGGAAGTGATCGAAGACTATGATGATGAAGATCTCatttggttgttgttggtggaCGGCTGCGCAACACTACAATACATATACTGCGCAGCTAACAAGAAGTTCAATGATTTGAAGATAAAAACCGACAGTGTAGCCTTTACACAACAGGATTTGTTTTTGCTAGAGAACCAGCTTCCCTACTGTTTGCTCAAATGGTTGATGAACTGGAGTGGGAATGAATTCGTGTTGAAGAAATCGATTGAAACTTATATTGATGGGCACGTTAAGGTACCACAACCGGAGGATCAGCCACTAATTCTCAGCTGCGCGTGGCTGAGTTCGTTATCATGGAATTGGTCGCAAGAAtcagaaaatgagaaaaaacaaagaggCCAGTCATCAAATTGCTGCGCATGCTTAAAAGGAAAGGGGCAACAATTTTCAGAAACTGAGAAAGAAGAAAGCGATCAGTGGCCAATATCAGTGGATGAACATGAAGATCCCATCCATCTCCTCGATCTTCTGAGGACACGTCTCTTGCATAAGCATCGACAAATCAAGCCAAAGAAACCGAATGGCGAAATGGAAACTTGGCAATCCTATCGCAATGTGCAGGAGCTTCGAGCAGCAGGTATTCATGTGGAACGcagtaaaaagaaaagtagttgCTTGAGTGACATATCTTTTACTACACTccgttttttgggtttggggtaCCTTTGGCTTCCTCCATTAGTTGTGGATGACTCAACAAGGCCTAAGTTCTTGAACTTGATAGCCTACGAAATGTGTATGGATTTCGAAAATGATTTTGGGGTCACCTCTTACATATCCTTTCTCGATTCACTGATCGATGAACCCAACGATGTTAAGATGCTAAGGAAAGCAGGGATACTCCACAACTTCCTTGGCAGCGACGAAGAAGTGACTCAGCTCTTCAATGAGATTGGCACTGACTTGGTGCCTAACAATGAAATATACAGCGATGTCAGATCAAAAATTCAGAAGCACTACAGGAACAAGTGGATGACCTGGATCGCTCAATTCTATCATGACCATTTCAGCAGCCCCTGGACTTTCATTGCTTTTGTTGGCGCATTGTTGGCACTCGTACTAATCGTCATTCAGACTAAGTATGCTGTCAATCCTTCCCCTGGACCCTGCGATAACTTCTGCAAGAATTCCACACTAACCTAA